The Halarsenatibacter silvermanii genome contains a region encoding:
- a CDS encoding chloride channel protein: MAAGDGQENDFFSFITDFKGRLKNLESMFRTPYMPKIMVLAALVGVVGGLGAVVFYNLILLFKYIFYGASDTAVYLDHVRALPWYYRLVAPALGGLIVGPMVTYIVPEAKGHGVPEVMEALVLKAGEIRFIVAPLKALISAICIGSGGSAGREGPIVQIGASFGSSLGEYFNLPPDKVKTLLGSGAAAGIAGTFNAPLAGVVFSMEVILRKFEMEDFSPLVVSAVIGTAVANILFGEADPVFQIPEHELVNYFELILYMGLGIAGGITALIYGNFLYKMEHIFEKLPIPTASKAALGGLCLGILALALPQVQATGYPVMEDALYGRLPIYTALLLMLAKILATWFTLGSGGSGGIFAPALFIGAMLGSSYGHIVGTIFPTLTAGSGSYAMVGLGTVFAGATHAPLTAIIILFEMTHDPLIILPMMFACKFSSLFTRWWQRRNIYTTKLVLRGIDLDTIEGRNVLSEIPAAEVMSTDLITVRKDTTMEEARDIFRNTLYNFLPVICDDKRHLCGLLGYNYTMDYFAEGGDMDSEVSELAYDSPPTVNENETLLRALKLIDEYGITLIPVVSEEDENKLIGILTRSDILEAYHHWEIK; the protein is encoded by the coding sequence ATGGCGGCAGGAGATGGTCAAGAAAATGATTTCTTCAGCTTTATAACTGACTTTAAGGGTCGTTTAAAAAATCTCGAAAGTATGTTTAGAACTCCTTATATGCCGAAAATTATGGTCCTGGCTGCTTTAGTGGGAGTAGTGGGCGGACTGGGAGCGGTGGTGTTTTATAATCTGATTTTGCTATTCAAATATATCTTTTATGGCGCTTCTGATACCGCTGTTTATCTGGATCACGTCCGGGCTCTGCCCTGGTATTACAGGCTGGTCGCCCCGGCCTTAGGCGGCCTTATAGTTGGTCCTATGGTTACATATATCGTGCCTGAGGCTAAAGGTCACGGTGTGCCGGAAGTAATGGAAGCTTTGGTTTTAAAGGCCGGTGAGATCCGCTTTATAGTTGCTCCGCTTAAAGCCCTTATATCTGCTATTTGCATCGGTTCGGGAGGATCTGCCGGCCGTGAGGGTCCTATAGTACAAATAGGGGCTTCTTTTGGATCATCACTGGGTGAGTATTTCAATCTTCCTCCAGATAAGGTAAAGACGCTTTTGGGATCAGGGGCAGCAGCAGGTATTGCCGGCACTTTCAATGCTCCTCTGGCCGGAGTTGTTTTCAGTATGGAGGTGATTTTAAGAAAGTTTGAGATGGAGGATTTTTCTCCTCTTGTGGTTTCTGCTGTTATCGGAACGGCGGTGGCCAATATTCTCTTCGGTGAGGCGGATCCCGTCTTTCAAATTCCCGAACATGAGCTGGTCAATTATTTTGAACTGATTTTATACATGGGCCTGGGAATAGCCGGAGGCATTACGGCTTTGATATACGGAAATTTTCTTTATAAAATGGAACATATATTTGAGAAACTGCCGATACCCACCGCCTCTAAAGCAGCCCTGGGTGGGCTCTGTCTGGGTATACTGGCTCTGGCTTTGCCCCAGGTACAGGCTACAGGTTATCCGGTGATGGAGGATGCCCTCTACGGAAGATTGCCAATTTATACGGCTTTACTGCTCATGTTAGCTAAAATACTGGCTACCTGGTTTACACTGGGCAGCGGCGGATCCGGAGGCATTTTTGCCCCGGCTCTTTTTATCGGTGCCATGCTGGGAAGCAGTTATGGTCATATTGTTGGAACTATTTTTCCGACGCTTACTGCCGGTTCGGGTTCTTATGCCATGGTCGGTCTGGGAACAGTATTTGCAGGAGCCACACATGCTCCCCTCACGGCGATAATCATTCTTTTTGAGATGACCCACGATCCATTAATTATTCTACCTATGATGTTTGCCTGTAAATTCAGTTCGCTTTTTACCCGCTGGTGGCAGCGCAGAAATATCTACACCACCAAACTGGTTTTGAGGGGGATTGATCTAGATACAATAGAGGGGAGAAATGTTCTCAGTGAAATACCGGCCGCGGAAGTTATGAGTACCGACCTGATTACCGTGCGGAAGGATACCACAATGGAGGAAGCAAGAGATATCTTTCGCAATACACTTTATAACTTTCTGCCGGTCATCTGTGATGATAAGAGGCATCTTTGCGGTTTGCTCGGTTATAATTATACCATGGATTATTTTGCTGAAGGTGGAGATATGGATAGTGAAGTAAGTGAACTGGCTTATGACTCTCCCCCGACTGTAAATGAGAATGAAACTCTGCTTAGAGCTCTTAAACTTATCGATGAATATGGCATTACCCTGATTCCAGTTGTTTCAGAAGAGGACGAGAATAAACTGATAGGAATTTTAACCAGAAGCGATATACTTGAAGCCTATCATCACTGGGAGATTAAATAA
- a CDS encoding OmpH family outer membrane protein: MKYWLKLGIVVFIFLLTLAFVSQPAAAVVDVNVGTVNLQEVIDAHPEAEELEEEMQGELAQLEQEFQSQVQSMEEEDPQAIQQMQQQMQQQAEIIQQQKMEEMMNIIQPEMDEFRQEEELDLILMNESVLSGGEDITEELIDFIQ, from the coding sequence GTGAAATACTGGTTAAAATTAGGAATTGTTGTTTTTATCTTTTTGCTGACCCTGGCGTTTGTATCGCAGCCGGCTGCGGCTGTAGTTGACGTAAATGTGGGTACGGTTAATCTTCAGGAAGTAATAGATGCTCATCCAGAAGCGGAAGAATTAGAGGAGGAAATGCAGGGTGAATTAGCTCAGCTGGAACAGGAATTTCAAAGTCAGGTTCAGTCTATGGAGGAAGAAGATCCTCAGGCAATACAGCAGATGCAGCAGCAGATGCAGCAGCAGGCTGAGATTATACAGCAGCAAAAAATGGAGGAAATGATGAATATTATACAGCCGGAGATGGATGAATTCAGGCAAGAAGAGGAGCTTGACCTAATATTGATGAATGAATCTGTGCTCAGCGGAGGGGAAGATATAACTGAAGAACTGATAGATTTTATTCAGTAA
- a CDS encoding DUF6485 family protein — MSNTCTNLDKNKEECSCTYEPCPRKGKCCECIIYHKRKDELPGCLFPSEAEKTYDRSISHYVKCMS, encoded by the coding sequence ATGTCGAATACATGCACCAATCTGGATAAAAATAAAGAGGAATGCTCCTGTACTTATGAACCCTGTCCTCGCAAAGGCAAATGTTGTGAGTGCATAATTTATCATAAACGCAAAGATGAGCTGCCGGGCTGTTTATTTCCGTCTGAAGCAGAAAAAACTTACGATCGTTCGATAAGTCATTACGTTAAGTGTATGAGCTAA
- a CDS encoding aldehyde dehydrogenase family protein codes for MDIKNGILINKNPVTKKEISRHKVADDNEIKNSYVRAYKSQKKWGELKLKDRLIFLDELQHNIVDNTEKIIDTVYKDTGKKPQETITADILPVLRMLRYYKNNAAKILKRQKRNTPLLAPGSTSYVEYFPRGIIAIISPWNYPFQLTAIPAITALTAGNAVVIKPSELTPLTGNLLKNIFNSLDSIPENLVNVFQGGGEVGSTMIENKPDMIFFTGSVETGRRVMKQAADYTIPVELELGGKDPMLVLKEANIERAARAAAYGGFTNAGQLCVSVERVYVAEEVYENFIDILADHKDTIRWNRSDRSGDYGPFIHPQQSKKVRNLVNSALSRGANLIGDMPSEDQSVYFPPLILTGVNEEMKIMQEEIFGPVLTLSTFSTEEEAINMANSSRFGLNASVFCRNIDKAKDIASKLETGNCIINDVLKNVANPELPFGGVKNSGTGRYHGPEGLKNFSNTRSIMINKNDNDRELNWFPFSEGIYQDLKDFISNFYAENSFLKVLSSGYKIMKRFIKTKFFDDK; via the coding sequence ATGGATATTAAAAATGGAATTCTTATAAACAAAAATCCTGTCACCAAAAAAGAAATCAGCAGACATAAGGTTGCCGATGACAACGAGATTAAGAATTCATATGTCAGAGCTTATAAGAGTCAAAAAAAATGGGGAGAATTAAAATTAAAAGATAGATTGATATTTTTGGATGAGCTCCAGCATAATATAGTGGATAACACTGAAAAAATAATAGACACAGTCTATAAAGATACAGGCAAAAAACCTCAGGAAACAATAACAGCAGATATATTGCCTGTGTTAAGGATGCTTCGTTACTATAAAAATAATGCTGCCAAAATTCTCAAAAGACAGAAAAGAAACACACCTCTTTTAGCTCCAGGCAGCACTTCTTACGTTGAATACTTTCCCAGAGGAATTATAGCTATCATTTCTCCCTGGAATTATCCCTTCCAGCTGACTGCTATTCCTGCTATCACCGCTCTTACCGCAGGAAATGCGGTGGTTATCAAACCTTCAGAGCTGACCCCTTTGACCGGAAATCTTCTGAAAAATATTTTTAATTCTCTCGATTCTATCCCAGAAAATCTGGTGAATGTTTTTCAGGGCGGGGGTGAAGTTGGAAGTACAATGATTGAAAATAAACCCGATATGATATTTTTTACAGGAAGTGTTGAGACAGGCCGCAGAGTTATGAAACAGGCAGCAGATTATACCATTCCCGTAGAGTTAGAACTCGGTGGTAAAGATCCAATGCTGGTATTAAAAGAAGCAAATATAGAAAGAGCAGCCAGAGCAGCAGCTTACGGGGGATTTACGAATGCAGGTCAACTTTGCGTTTCTGTAGAAAGAGTCTATGTGGCAGAAGAGGTTTATGAAAATTTTATCGACATCCTTGCTGATCATAAAGATACAATCCGCTGGAATCGTTCGGACAGATCTGGTGACTATGGTCCTTTCATTCATCCTCAACAAAGCAAGAAAGTTCGAAACCTGGTTAATAGTGCTCTCTCCAGAGGAGCAAATTTAATAGGTGATATGCCCTCTGAAGATCAATCAGTATATTTCCCTCCCCTGATACTTACCGGAGTCAATGAAGAGATGAAAATTATGCAGGAGGAAATTTTTGGACCCGTTTTGACGCTAAGCACTTTTTCAACTGAAGAAGAAGCTATCAATATGGCAAATTCAAGCAGATTTGGTTTAAATGCAAGTGTTTTTTGCAGAAACATCGATAAAGCCAAAGATATAGCCTCAAAACTGGAGACCGGTAACTGTATAATAAATGATGTGTTAAAAAATGTCGCCAATCCCGAACTTCCTTTCGGCGGAGTAAAAAACAGCGGCACAGGGCGGTATCATGGTCCGGAGGGGCTAAAAAATTTCTCCAACACCCGCTCAATTATGATAAATAAAAATGACAATGACCGAGAATTAAACTGGTTTCCCTTCTCTGAAGGCATATATCAAGATTTAAAAGATTTCATAAGCAATTTTTATGCTGAAAACAGCTTCCTCAAGGTACTGTCTTCCGGTTATAAAATTATGAAAAGGTTTATAAAAACAAAATTTTTCGATGATAAATAA
- a CDS encoding molybdopterin molybdotransferase MoeA encodes MNSEFLDLKNLKDLEENLFGLVSDLKTGSSFTSIHEAVDKFLASNIYAPESLPPFTRSAVDGYAVRARDTFGASEIQPALFEIKGEVSMGEKAKISPGRGEAVYIPTGAMLPADADSCIMIEETDRIAEDRIEVFTDVSPGENVIKQGDDIEEDELLLKSGHRLRAQDIGALAGLGITEVEVFDQPEISLISTGDEIVPPGNKKKDGEIRDINTPALAALFEKWGAQTKNYGIVPDRKRDLKKSISDCLSSDLIVVSGGSSVGHRDFTLDAINEIGSPGIIQHGLAVKPGKPTVVGKIDDTLVLGLPGNPASAWVVSCLIVPFVFKTMLERKTSALETRFQVARGKLKNQIASARGRSEYIPVKFLSPHESNLIKPIFGKSNLITTLVEADGFINIEAEKEGLEAGTGIEVYSVDRDLGLHSEERVVKNER; translated from the coding sequence ATGAACTCGGAGTTTCTCGATCTAAAAAATCTGAAGGACCTTGAAGAAAATCTATTTGGCCTGGTTTCTGATTTGAAAACTGGATCCAGTTTTACTTCAATACATGAGGCTGTTGACAAATTTTTAGCTTCCAATATATACGCACCCGAGTCGTTACCGCCTTTCACCCGATCTGCAGTCGATGGTTATGCTGTCAGAGCCCGGGATACATTCGGGGCCAGCGAGATTCAGCCGGCTTTATTTGAAATAAAAGGGGAAGTATCTATGGGAGAAAAAGCGAAAATATCACCCGGAAGAGGAGAAGCAGTATATATACCAACCGGAGCTATGCTGCCTGCTGATGCTGATAGCTGTATTATGATAGAAGAAACTGACAGGATAGCTGAAGATAGAATAGAAGTTTTTACCGATGTATCTCCAGGCGAAAATGTAATAAAACAAGGTGATGATATAGAAGAGGATGAGCTTTTGCTTAAATCGGGACACAGACTCAGGGCTCAGGATATTGGTGCTCTGGCTGGTCTGGGAATCACAGAGGTAGAAGTTTTTGATCAGCCGGAAATATCCTTAATTTCTACCGGGGATGAAATAGTTCCTCCGGGAAATAAGAAAAAAGACGGTGAGATCAGAGATATTAATACACCTGCTCTGGCAGCCCTCTTTGAAAAATGGGGGGCTCAGACCAAAAACTACGGGATTGTGCCTGATAGAAAAAGAGATCTCAAAAAATCAATCAGCGATTGTTTGTCCAGCGATTTAATTGTTGTTTCTGGTGGTAGTTCAGTAGGTCATAGAGATTTTACCCTGGATGCTATAAATGAAATAGGTAGTCCGGGAATTATACAGCACGGTCTGGCTGTCAAACCGGGAAAACCTACTGTAGTCGGAAAAATAGATGACACCCTTGTGCTGGGCCTGCCGGGAAATCCTGCTTCTGCCTGGGTCGTCAGCTGTTTGATCGTTCCCTTTGTTTTTAAAACTATGTTAGAACGAAAAACATCTGCTCTGGAAACAAGATTTCAGGTCGCCCGGGGCAAACTCAAAAATCAAATAGCATCAGCACGCGGGCGCAGCGAATACATTCCGGTGAAATTTTTATCGCCTCATGAATCCAACCTTATTAAACCTATTTTCGGAAAATCAAATTTAATTACCACGCTGGTTGAAGCTGACGGTTTTATCAATATCGAAGCTGAAAAAGAAGGGCTGGAGGCTGGAACAGGTATTGAGGTTTATTCTGTGGATAGAGACCTAGGACTTCACTCTGAAGAAAGGGTGGTGAAAAATGAGCGGTGA
- a CDS encoding molybdopterin biosynthesis protein, translated as MSGDFDSGRKIYLNKKSLKEAIDIFKQYLSGKKLKTEIISTCSAVGRITAEEHVANRSAPHFYASAMDGFAVKSQETEEANERNPVKLKISRDALEVNTGSPIPEDFDAVIKIENVEFVEDEFIKIYESVSPWNNLRSIGESILKGEQVVTSHTRLNAAQTGALLEAGITEVEVFQKPFLKILPTGDEIVPPEKEPEIGEIVEFNSQMISSRAEEVGAQVEIADICPDDPELLRDELKKAAAGTDMVATIAGSSAGSRDHMVEVLAEMGEVKIHGVDIMPGKPLLLGDVDGTPIIGLPGYPLSCLLDVNLFLEPALKQLQGEISYSEKTEKAVLKRKVSSSPGRDEFLRVNLKLEGDDYAAVPRRRGASSMKSLTQADGYLKISAEKEGLTAGDIGEVRLLKDRKKLEDGLVLVGSNDPALEKLKNYLAGREQGIDLKLQSRGSQAGIHSLLRGEADLAAAHLIDSDSGRYNIPYLEQVSDKELLLITLALREQGFIFRKDSDLSGIDNIEDLAKTDLRFINRQRGAGTRVLLDYKLDQKGISGQNIESYTREEYTHAAVAQAVSVEKADITLGIRAAAEAFDLEFKPVLQERFELIYPASSENDWRFEMLIEAVKSEEFNSILQGMKGYNSEKTGEERTFLSSERGD; from the coding sequence ATGAGCGGTGATTTTGACAGCGGCAGGAAGATTTATTTAAATAAAAAGTCCTTAAAGGAAGCTATAGATATATTTAAGCAGTATTTGTCAGGGAAAAAATTGAAAACTGAAATTATATCGACATGTTCTGCAGTTGGTAGAATTACTGCTGAAGAACATGTGGCGAATCGTTCAGCCCCCCACTTTTATGCCTCAGCTATGGATGGGTTTGCTGTTAAATCTCAGGAAACAGAAGAAGCTAACGAAAGAAATCCTGTCAAGCTAAAAATTTCCCGGGATGCATTAGAGGTTAACACGGGAAGCCCGATTCCTGAAGATTTTGATGCGGTAATAAAGATTGAAAACGTTGAGTTTGTTGAAGATGAATTTATTAAAATATACGAGAGCGTCTCTCCCTGGAATAATCTGAGATCCATTGGCGAAAGTATTTTGAAGGGAGAACAGGTGGTTACATCTCATACCAGGCTCAATGCGGCGCAAACAGGAGCTTTGCTTGAAGCGGGAATAACAGAAGTTGAAGTTTTTCAAAAACCCTTCCTAAAAATTTTGCCAACGGGAGACGAGATTGTACCTCCTGAAAAGGAGCCAGAGATAGGTGAAATAGTAGAATTTAACTCTCAAATGATTTCATCTCGGGCTGAAGAGGTCGGAGCTCAAGTTGAAATAGCAGACATATGTCCTGACGATCCAGAACTGCTTCGAGATGAGCTCAAAAAGGCGGCTGCAGGCACCGACATGGTGGCCACTATTGCAGGTTCATCAGCCGGCTCCCGGGATCATATGGTAGAGGTATTGGCTGAAATGGGAGAAGTCAAAATTCACGGTGTCGATATAATGCCTGGCAAGCCTTTGCTCTTGGGAGATGTGGATGGGACACCCATTATAGGTCTGCCAGGTTATCCCCTGTCCTGTCTTCTGGATGTCAATTTGTTTTTGGAGCCGGCTTTGAAACAGCTTCAGGGTGAAATATCCTATTCTGAAAAAACTGAGAAAGCAGTACTAAAACGCAAGGTCAGTTCTTCGCCCGGTCGGGATGAATTTTTAAGGGTAAATTTGAAGCTTGAAGGTGATGATTATGCTGCTGTTCCCAGGAGAAGAGGGGCATCTTCTATGAAATCATTAACTCAAGCTGATGGATATTTGAAAATCTCTGCTGAAAAAGAAGGGCTTACAGCCGGCGATATAGGAGAAGTCAGGTTGCTAAAAGACAGAAAAAAACTTGAGGACGGATTGGTGCTTGTTGGCAGCAATGATCCAGCTCTGGAAAAATTGAAAAATTATCTGGCCGGCAGGGAGCAGGGTATTGATCTCAAGCTGCAATCCCGGGGGAGTCAGGCAGGAATTCATTCTTTATTAAGAGGAGAAGCTGATCTGGCTGCTGCTCATTTGATTGATAGTGATTCCGGCAGATACAATATTCCTTATCTTGAGCAGGTTTCCGACAAAGAGCTTCTCCTTATTACTTTAGCCTTAAGGGAGCAGGGATTTATTTTTCGCAAAGATAGTGATTTGAGCGGTATTGATAATATCGAGGATCTGGCCAAAACTGATTTAAGATTCATCAACAGACAGCGGGGAGCTGGCACCAGAGTACTTCTGGACTATAAACTCGATCAAAAAGGTATTTCCGGACAAAATATCGAAAGTTATACAAGGGAAGAATATACTCATGCAGCTGTGGCTCAGGCGGTATCTGTCGAAAAAGCAGATATAACTCTTGGTATCAGGGCAGCTGCAGAGGCTTTTGATCTGGAATTTAAGCCGGTTTTACAGGAAAGATTCGAGCTGATATATCCTGCTTCTTCTGAGAACGACTGGCGGTTTGAAATGCTCATTGAAGCGGTGAAGTCTGAAGAATTCAATAGTATTTTGCAGGGGATGAAGGGTTATAATTCGGAGAAAACAGGCGAAGAAAGAACCTTTTTAAGCTCGGAAAGAGGTGATTGA
- the moaA gene encoding GTP 3',8-cyclase MoaA, whose product MIELSLKSSGDRKINYMRISVTDRCNFRCNYCLPDEGVEWKPRDEIMSYEKIIKVAAAAVEDGIKYFRLTGGEPLVRLGIEKLIDRLDNLSGCEEISLTTNGYLLAEKAETLSDSGLERVNISLDTLDPDKFRDITGIDGLNQVFEGIKAAKSAGLDPVKLNVVALKDINTDEIESFAEFARDESLNLRFIEYMPFYDTEQCDFGGNGDDLFYPLSKIYNRIEQEFDLIPDQDIKGRGPAKNYQFSSGGGSLGFISPISGDICKKCNRLRLTADGYIRPCLASEIEFDLFEEGELISRKKIKKILSDAASNKNLENGFKGSNLKKRNMSQIGG is encoded by the coding sequence GTGATTGAATTGTCTTTAAAGTCCAGCGGAGATAGAAAAATTAATTATATGCGTATATCAGTCACTGATCGCTGTAATTTTCGCTGTAATTACTGCTTGCCTGATGAAGGTGTTGAATGGAAACCCAGAGATGAAATCATGAGTTATGAAAAGATAATAAAAGTTGCTGCAGCAGCTGTGGAAGATGGGATTAAATACTTCCGCTTAACAGGCGGAGAGCCTCTGGTAAGACTGGGAATTGAAAAGTTGATAGATCGTTTGGATAATTTAAGCGGCTGCGAAGAGATAAGTTTAACGACAAATGGTTACCTGCTGGCAGAAAAAGCTGAAACATTATCTGATTCAGGGCTGGAAAGGGTTAATATAAGTCTGGATACTCTGGACCCGGATAAATTCAGGGATATAACCGGCATCGATGGATTGAACCAGGTTTTTGAAGGCATCAAAGCGGCTAAAAGTGCGGGCCTGGATCCGGTTAAGTTAAACGTTGTGGCCCTGAAAGATATAAATACTGATGAAATCGAAAGTTTTGCTGAGTTCGCCCGCGATGAGTCTTTGAATCTGAGATTTATAGAATATATGCCGTTTTATGATACAGAACAATGTGATTTTGGTGGAAATGGTGATGATCTATTTTATCCTCTTTCAAAAATTTATAATAGGATCGAACAGGAATTTGATTTGATTCCTGATCAGGATATAAAAGGCAGAGGACCTGCTAAAAATTATCAGTTTTCCAGTGGTGGTGGCTCTCTGGGCTTTATTTCGCCGATATCCGGTGATATTTGTAAAAAATGTAATAGATTGAGGCTAACTGCGGATGGATATATAAGACCCTGTCTTGCCAGCGAGATTGAATTTGATTTATTCGAAGAGGGAGAATTGATTTCCAGGAAAAAAATCAAGAAAATATTGAGCGATGCCGCATCCAATAAAAATCTGGAGAATGGATTTAAAGGGTCAAATTTAAAAAAACGCAACATGTCACAGATTGGAGGCTGA
- the moaC gene encoding cyclic pyranopterin monophosphate synthase MoaC, translating to MNNEELSHLDSNGRTEMVDVSGKEVTDREATASCTVNMSQNTLKKISEGGVAKGPVLETARLAGIMAAKRTSDLIPLCHQIPLTSVDIEFELSEPDCIEIFCQAKTSFRTGVEMEVLQGAAQAALTIYDMSKALEKEIIISDLRLLEKKGGKSGHYKSPSGHVKSGEVTAVSVSQEKGTRKKAITDIELKRDHGIIGDAHAGDWHRQVSLLSEESINIMREQMNSEKFLIGYGDFAENIATRGIDLHNIEVGKYLKIGREVVLEVTQIGKECHSGCDIAKKVGNCIMPKRGIFARVIDGGIVKPGDNIFQLEGDEI from the coding sequence TTGAATAACGAAGAATTATCTCATCTGGACAGCAACGGCAGAACTGAAATGGTCGATGTAAGCGGCAAGGAGGTAACTGATAGAGAAGCCACAGCATCCTGTACGGTTAATATGAGTCAAAACACCCTGAAGAAAATATCTGAGGGCGGCGTGGCCAAGGGGCCTGTACTGGAGACTGCCAGACTGGCAGGAATCATGGCAGCCAAGCGAACCTCGGACTTGATTCCGCTCTGTCATCAAATCCCCCTCACAAGTGTTGATATAGAGTTTGAACTCTCAGAACCTGATTGTATAGAAATATTTTGCCAGGCAAAAACCTCTTTCAGAACCGGTGTCGAAATGGAGGTACTGCAGGGGGCCGCACAGGCTGCTCTGACCATCTATGATATGAGTAAGGCTTTAGAAAAGGAGATCATTATCAGTGATCTCCGATTGCTTGAAAAAAAAGGAGGAAAATCAGGTCATTACAAAAGTCCCAGTGGCCATGTTAAAAGCGGTGAAGTTACCGCTGTATCAGTCAGCCAGGAAAAGGGTACCAGAAAAAAAGCAATTACAGATATCGAATTAAAGCGAGATCATGGTATTATAGGAGATGCTCATGCGGGGGATTGGCACAGGCAGGTCAGTCTGCTTTCTGAAGAGAGCATAAATATCATGCGGGAACAGATGAACTCTGAAAAATTTCTAATCGGTTATGGAGATTTTGCTGAAAATATTGCCACCCGGGGTATAGATCTCCATAATATAGAGGTGGGCAAATATTTGAAGATCGGCAGAGAAGTTGTTCTGGAAGTAACGCAGATAGGAAAAGAATGTCATTCAGGCTGCGATATAGCTAAAAAGGTGGGAAATTGTATTATGCCTAAGAGGGGTATTTTTGCCAGAGTTATTGATGGAGGTATAGTTAAACCAGGCGATAATATTTTTCAGCTGGAAGGAGATGAAATATGA
- a CDS encoding MogA/MoaB family molybdenum cofactor biosynthesis protein has translation MKTTIITVSDKGAAGDRDDQSGPIIKKTVEEAGGEIIESIIIPDEKEQITSVLREMSDNPEIELIFTSGGTGFSPRDITPEATLEVIDREVPGLPEKMRDDTSKYTEMSYLSRARSGIRNQTLIINLPGSPEAVEQCLESIMNLIPHGLEILLGQVTEH, from the coding sequence ATGAAGACAACAATAATTACAGTAAGCGATAAAGGAGCAGCTGGTGACAGGGATGATCAAAGCGGACCGATTATCAAAAAAACTGTTGAAGAAGCCGGCGGAGAAATTATCGAATCTATAATAATACCCGACGAAAAAGAACAAATAACATCTGTACTCAGAGAGATGAGTGATAATCCGGAGATAGAATTAATTTTCACCTCCGGAGGCACCGGGTTTTCTCCGCGAGATATTACTCCCGAAGCTACACTTGAAGTGATAGATAGAGAGGTGCCTGGACTGCCAGAGAAGATGAGGGATGATACATCGAAATATACTGAAATGTCATATTTGTCGCGGGCTAGATCCGGAATAAGAAATCAGACATTGATAATAAATTTACCCGGCAGCCCCGAAGCTGTTGAGCAGTGCCTTGAAAGTATAATGAATCTAATACCACACGGTTTGGAAATACTTCTGGGGCAGGTGACTGAACATTGA